In Chryseobacterium lactis, a single genomic region encodes these proteins:
- a CDS encoding Clp protease ClpP → MKKIPIFNYKVSNNGERLDVFIDGTIVDAETQEILQDWFNDQTSVSFKSFRSEILDSGLKNIRITINSFGGQIGDAMAMHDFIQQLENDGYAVETIGMGMICSAATYPLSAAKNSKISPNSWYMIHNVSGFAWGDVNEVEKQAKNLRNFNNSIRDFYVNLTGKSKEQVEEWMNAETWFTGTQAVENGFVSSTTDQKEEFKPINKTDWNFKNQNALNVFNSLATTPPTVEDPEKLIQNLNMNKLTDAIVNAFKALNLVPNDKGDKTDPLTVENLTSALNNALKDFDMEPKVPTDEQVSTALTNFFKNGFPENMIAQITNVVKENVKPENFKDSEDFKGFENRVTKIEETVAKNMGQAKPKNNGGNSESKFDADDVGFSE, encoded by the coding sequence ATGAAAAAGATTCCAATTTTTAATTATAAAGTTTCCAATAATGGTGAAAGACTTGATGTCTTCATTGATGGAACTATTGTGGATGCCGAAACCCAGGAGATCCTGCAAGATTGGTTTAATGATCAGACTTCAGTTTCATTCAAGTCCTTCCGTTCAGAAATTCTTGATTCTGGTTTAAAAAACATCAGAATCACAATCAATTCATTTGGTGGACAGATTGGGGATGCTATGGCAATGCATGATTTCATTCAGCAGCTTGAAAATGATGGATATGCTGTTGAAACTATTGGAATGGGAATGATCTGTTCGGCTGCTACCTATCCCCTATCGGCTGCAAAAAACTCTAAAATTTCCCCTAATTCTTGGTACATGATACACAATGTTTCCGGATTTGCCTGGGGAGACGTTAATGAGGTGGAAAAACAAGCTAAAAACTTGAGAAACTTCAATAACAGTATCAGGGATTTTTATGTGAATCTAACAGGAAAGTCCAAAGAACAGGTTGAAGAATGGATGAATGCTGAAACATGGTTTACCGGAACACAGGCAGTTGAAAACGGCTTTGTTAGTTCGACAACTGACCAAAAAGAGGAATTTAAACCTATTAACAAGACAGATTGGAATTTTAAAAATCAAAATGCATTAAATGTATTTAACTCTCTTGCCACTACTCCACCAACAGTGGAAGATCCTGAAAAATTAATTCAAAATTTAAATATGAACAAATTAACAGATGCTATTGTAAATGCATTTAAAGCACTGAATTTGGTCCCAAATGACAAAGGTGATAAAACGGACCCTTTAACAGTTGAAAACCTTACTTCAGCTTTAAACAATGCTTTGAAAGATTTTGACATGGAACCAAAAGTCCCTACTGATGAACAAGTAAGTACAGCACTTACAAATTTCTTCAAAAATGGATTTCCGGAAAACATGATTGCACAGATTACAAATGTTGTGAAAGAAAATGTTAAACCTGAAAACTTCAAAGATTCTGAAGACTTCAAAGGTTTTGAAAACAGAGTTACAAAAATTGAAGAAACAGTTGCTAAGAATATGGGACAGGCGAAGCCGAAAAATAATGGTGGAAATTCTGAATCCAAGTTTGATGCAGATGATGTTGGATTCTCTGAATAA
- a CDS encoding MarR family transcriptional regulator: MQETTTNPKSSLSADYKNIALEMAIADFDKFCMYAGVNQVQLKACIERKKGLTFGQISQKLKVPKSTVRNICERCLV; the protein is encoded by the coding sequence ATGCAAGAAACAACGACAAATCCCAAATCATCTCTTAGTGCTGATTATAAAAATATTGCTCTAGAAATGGCAATTGCTGATTTTGATAAATTCTGTATGTATGCAGGAGTCAATCAGGTTCAATTAAAAGCCTGCATAGAACGTAAAAAAGGCCTTACCTTTGGTCAGATATCTCAAAAACTTAAAGTTCCAAAATCAACCGTAAGGAATATTTGTGAAAGGTGCTTAGTGTAA